One stretch of Oceanithermus profundus DSM 14977 DNA includes these proteins:
- a CDS encoding ParA family protein, which translates to MPVDYEEVGAELARMFVEGGSFPTINGQLAQHWGIRPPAALFRVKQAVKHGYVAYYQNGGEKGHYHPTAKALAAATKRGWIRLGADRPTPIVAVYSEAGGVGKSTLAREIAVAAARAGLRVLVVDTDTQGTLSGWLLGEIEREIEDDETILPIFKGKPLPEPLVSNYGPYVIPANRGLGELERLVRTALGGTAALKMALQKQADEYDLIVIDTRGGEGAAVNAALTASNLLLVPVQTSLKGLQGLPMVLEYVEQQAALHDLEDTFLGVVPFMYRPRGTADASIYEALKAVLTEEEGSGRLFSPVHMRPGVFRNAELNGPLSFEGPTEGDLHFTVAQILTEVAQRRNLLGGVLRG; encoded by the coding sequence ATGCCGGTGGACTATGAAGAAGTAGGCGCCGAACTGGCGCGCATGTTCGTAGAGGGCGGTAGCTTTCCTACGATCAACGGCCAGCTCGCGCAACATTGGGGTATTCGTCCCCCTGCGGCGCTGTTTCGCGTCAAACAGGCCGTAAAACACGGCTACGTCGCCTACTACCAAAACGGGGGCGAGAAGGGGCACTACCACCCCACGGCGAAGGCGCTCGCCGCGGCCACCAAGCGAGGATGGATTCGTTTGGGGGCCGACCGCCCGACGCCGATCGTTGCGGTGTACAGCGAGGCCGGCGGGGTGGGGAAGAGCACGCTGGCCCGGGAAATCGCCGTTGCCGCGGCGCGCGCGGGTCTGCGGGTCCTGGTCGTCGACACCGACACCCAGGGCACGCTTTCGGGTTGGCTACTGGGGGAAATCGAGCGCGAGATCGAGGATGACGAGACGATCCTGCCGATCTTCAAGGGCAAGCCGCTTCCGGAGCCCCTGGTCTCCAACTACGGTCCCTACGTCATTCCCGCGAACCGAGGGCTGGGGGAGCTCGAGCGGCTGGTCCGTACCGCCCTGGGCGGCACAGCGGCCCTCAAGATGGCGCTGCAAAAGCAGGCCGACGAGTACGACCTAATCGTCATCGACACCCGCGGAGGCGAGGGGGCGGCGGTAAACGCCGCGCTGACGGCGAGCAACCTGCTGCTCGTCCCGGTACAGACCTCGCTCAAGGGGTTGCAGGGCCTCCCCATGGTCCTCGAGTACGTCGAGCAGCAGGCCGCTCTCCACGACCTCGAGGACACCTTCCTGGGCGTCGTGCCGTTCATGTACCGCCCTCGCGGGACCGCCGACGCCTCGATCTACGAGGCCCTGAAGGCGGTTTTGACGGAGGAGGAGGGGTCGGGCCGGCTCTTCTCGCCCGTGCACATGCGGCCTGGCGTATTCCGAAACGCTGAGCTAAACGGACCCCTGAGCTTCGAGGGCCCGACCGAAGGGGACCTCCACTTCACCGTGGCCCAGATCTTGACCGAGGTCGCGCAGCGCCGAAACCTATTGGGAGGTGTCCTCCGTGGCTAA
- a CDS encoding S-layer homology domain-containing protein, with amino-acid sequence MKRLIPILVAVAGLALAAAPNFKDVPEDHWAKEAVESLAAQGIVEGFPDGTFRGNDYVTRYQIAMLIYRLLESEPFAVQETVGAVDPEIVRELALEVAALRNELAAVHEEIQQMQAGVEAGPGMDQDTLDRLLARLELVVEFLSNTQEDLDGLKQRIFELEGQQVDLARIAHENRRQLQSLADLLAIFNDDALNLKERLVKVEEVLAGYPTRDEVQGVLDGLARDLTARVDQQLELLAKDIGALRKEVEERLEPLKDAEGTLEGVKARGGWKDAYVKSHYQVSRGAVGYDLDRGDFEAGSAVLTGDVQPYGEGYLETGATLTSWGRELAVGMRFTATPAFGFERAWAQGDGLEGELGRNVAFAYDGYVLDQSAGYPEFGVRAAILREALDLRVFAAADGLFAGAFELRPTNGVDVALGYGNLAPHSAGYARADLDAGFARVESLYLYSFERGLGGGYAWLELGQEEPTVILYARKLPDLTATELLSQEDGDERFEMDQEGLGAHLKGRLGRFLAGGFYDRYTLRGTPRVAFEGYAGFDAGLLTLTGFYATVTENGVMQATSDDGRFGTYRSALGARAELAPLVEGLDVWAEYARYPSRDAFSFFGSFDGDLGPFSARALVRYWGYEDVLKMGAYVESRPFSVWGSPSVFAGYVTARNGAGGEEDAYQIGLKSQPLEGLELAASYRGYGARGMAGPTAAAIDPLDPDYPGIYGGGTADFEFHGFSFSASYAGLRAQVDLLSGSGAVYQRFALGTDWAL; translated from the coding sequence ATGAAGCGACTGATCCCCATCCTCGTCGCGGTGGCCGGCCTGGCGCTCGCTGCCGCCCCCAACTTCAAGGACGTGCCCGAAGACCACTGGGCCAAGGAGGCCGTCGAGAGCCTGGCAGCCCAGGGCATCGTAGAAGGCTTTCCGGACGGCACCTTCCGGGGCAACGACTACGTTACCCGGTACCAGATCGCGATGCTGATCTACCGGCTGCTCGAAAGCGAGCCCTTCGCGGTTCAGGAAACGGTCGGGGCCGTGGATCCCGAGATCGTGCGCGAACTGGCCCTCGAGGTGGCCGCTCTGCGCAACGAGCTCGCCGCGGTGCACGAAGAGATCCAGCAGATGCAGGCGGGCGTTGAGGCTGGTCCGGGAATGGACCAGGACACCTTGGATCGGCTGCTTGCGCGCTTGGAGCTCGTGGTGGAGTTCCTGAGCAACACCCAGGAAGACCTTGACGGGCTGAAGCAGCGGATCTTCGAGCTCGAGGGGCAGCAGGTGGACCTGGCGCGAATCGCCCACGAGAACCGCCGGCAGCTCCAGAGCCTGGCCGACCTGCTCGCCATCTTCAACGACGACGCCCTCAACCTCAAGGAGCGGTTGGTGAAGGTGGAGGAGGTGCTGGCCGGCTACCCCACCCGCGACGAGGTTCAGGGGGTGCTCGACGGCCTCGCGCGCGACTTGACCGCGCGTGTGGATCAGCAGCTCGAGCTGCTGGCAAAGGACATCGGCGCCCTTCGCAAGGAGGTCGAGGAGCGCCTGGAGCCGCTGAAGGACGCCGAGGGGACCCTCGAGGGCGTCAAGGCTCGTGGCGGCTGGAAGGACGCCTACGTGAAGTCGCATTACCAGGTCAGCCGCGGCGCTGTGGGATACGACCTCGATCGTGGCGACTTCGAGGCTGGAAGTGCCGTTCTAACCGGTGACGTGCAACCCTACGGCGAAGGTTACCTGGAAACTGGGGCCACCCTCACCTCGTGGGGGCGCGAACTCGCCGTCGGGATGCGCTTCACGGCCACCCCCGCCTTCGGCTTCGAGCGCGCCTGGGCGCAGGGGGATGGCCTCGAGGGTGAGCTCGGGCGCAACGTAGCCTTCGCGTACGACGGCTACGTCCTCGACCAGTCGGCCGGCTACCCCGAGTTCGGCGTGCGTGCGGCCATCCTTCGAGAGGCGCTGGATCTTCGGGTCTTCGCGGCCGCAGACGGGCTCTTCGCCGGCGCCTTCGAGCTTCGCCCCACCAACGGTGTGGACGTTGCCCTGGGGTACGGAAATCTGGCGCCTCACAGCGCAGGCTACGCCCGCGCCGACCTCGACGCGGGCTTTGCGCGCGTCGAGAGCCTCTACCTGTACAGCTTCGAGCGGGGCCTGGGCGGCGGGTACGCCTGGCTCGAGCTGGGCCAGGAAGAGCCCACGGTCATTCTCTACGCCCGCAAGCTCCCCGACCTCACAGCGACCGAGCTGCTGTCGCAGGAGGACGGTGACGAGCGCTTCGAGATGGACCAGGAAGGCCTGGGCGCTCACCTCAAGGGTAGACTCGGGCGCTTCCTCGCCGGGGGCTTCTACGACCGCTACACGCTGCGTGGTACCCCCCGCGTGGCCTTCGAGGGGTACGCGGGCTTCGACGCCGGGCTGCTGACGCTGACCGGGTTCTACGCCACGGTCACGGAGAACGGGGTCATGCAGGCCACGAGCGACGACGGGCGCTTCGGAACCTACCGCAGCGCCCTGGGCGCCCGGGCAGAGCTCGCCCCGCTCGTAGAAGGCCTCGACGTCTGGGCCGAGTACGCCCGCTACCCCAGCCGCGACGCCTTTAGCTTCTTCGGCAGCTTCGACGGCGACCTTGGCCCCTTTAGCGCGCGCGCACTGGTGCGCTACTGGGGATACGAGGACGTGCTCAAGATGGGCGCGTACGTGGAAAGCCGCCCCTTCAGCGTTTGGGGTAGCCCTTCGGTCTTCGCGGGCTACGTGACCGCGCGAAACGGGGCCGGCGGGGAAGAGGACGCCTACCAGATCGGCCTGAAGTCGCAGCCCCTGGAGGGTCTGGAGCTTGCCGCGAGCTACCGCGGCTACGGCGCCCGGGGCATGGCCGGTCCCACCGCCGCCGCCATCGATCCGCTCGATCCCGACTACCCCGGGATCTACGGCGGCGGGACGGCCGACTTCGAGTTCCACGGGTTCAGCTTCTCCGCAAGCTACGCGGGGTTGCGCGCCCAGGTCGACCTGCTCAGCGGCAGCGGCGCCGTGTACCAGCGCTTCGCCCTGGGAACCGACTGGGCGCTCTAA
- a CDS encoding ParB/RepB/Spo0J family partition protein → MAKKKNPSATDVVLRRYAAKKAAVKRGAPKERPTPESLKGFKALSRIPVAAIEPNPEQPRVEFDEKELEQLATSIREHGLLQPISVIELEPGQRYQLIAGERRLRAVQRLGEETIEAIVYTPESAPEDLDLVAAMENTNRADLTPVELAEVVLKLMRKNGILETPEELRSQVNRLRKKGIRTPKDEEVAALFGQLGLSAEYFSRSALRTLFWPPELREAVREKRVAYRPAAVVASVANDEELFERLFAAALEGVSEEGLRRMLRDARSKRAKELSREQVEISFYRVITELKRLEEILEDDEAKATFDDFLQKFKRIMLPKLKS, encoded by the coding sequence GTGGCTAAGAAGAAAAACCCCTCCGCTACTGACGTCGTCTTGAGGCGGTACGCCGCCAAGAAGGCCGCCGTGAAGCGGGGAGCGCCGAAGGAGCGGCCAACGCCGGAAAGCCTCAAGGGCTTCAAGGCGCTCAGCCGCATCCCCGTGGCCGCCATCGAGCCCAACCCGGAACAGCCGCGCGTCGAGTTCGACGAGAAGGAGCTCGAGCAACTGGCGACCTCGATTCGCGAGCACGGCCTGCTCCAGCCCATCTCCGTGATCGAGCTCGAGCCCGGGCAGCGGTACCAGCTGATCGCCGGCGAGCGCCGGCTGCGCGCGGTCCAGCGACTGGGCGAGGAGACCATCGAGGCCATCGTCTACACCCCCGAGTCCGCCCCCGAGGACCTCGACCTCGTGGCCGCGATGGAAAACACGAACCGCGCAGACCTCACGCCGGTCGAGCTCGCGGAGGTCGTCCTGAAGCTGATGCGTAAGAACGGCATCCTGGAGACCCCGGAGGAGCTCCGCAGCCAGGTCAATCGCCTGCGCAAGAAGGGGATTCGCACCCCCAAGGACGAGGAGGTGGCGGCGCTTTTCGGCCAACTCGGGCTTTCCGCCGAGTATTTTTCGCGGTCTGCCTTGCGCACGCTTTTCTGGCCCCCCGAACTTCGCGAGGCCGTGCGCGAGAAGAGGGTCGCCTACCGTCCCGCGGCGGTCGTGGCCAGCGTCGCGAACGACGAGGAGCTCTTCGAGCGCCTCTTCGCAGCCGCCCTCGAGGGGGTTTCCGAGGAGGGCCTTCGGCGAATGCTGCGAGATGCGCGGTCCAAGAGGGCCAAGGAGCTCTCCAGGGAGCAGGTAGAGATCAGCTTCTACCGCGTGATCACCGAGCTGAAGCGGCTCGAGGAGATCCTCGAAGACGATGAGGCCAAGGCGACGTTCGACGACTTCCTGCAAAAGTTCAAGCGGATCATGCTCCCCAAGCTCAAGTCCTAA
- a CDS encoding ATP-dependent helicase, whose amino-acid sequence MNEHERVIAHEVGPAAVVAGAGSGKTRAATLRAARLARTGERVGLVTFTASAAEEMRQRVLAEDVPAKHVWAGTFHSLAFQILRQFPEAGGYEGFPEVLTPNDELRLFRRLWAELLDQDLDAELRRKLVKALGFFRKARAEEALEGWAARAGESLELDAEMLEALMISFQLRKREAGLASFDDLIEGASRALGDKDVRKWADRRFPFLIVDEYQDTSRAQETFLAALMPGEAPNLMVIGDPNQAIYGWRGAGSRTFERFQARYPQAVLYPLRKNYRSTRAVLRLAERAIARLYRSGQEAYYRLEGVKEEGEPPVLLTPPNAAAEATDVAREVARAVASGVPPEEIAVLARSSMQLAGVEDRLARLGVATRLLGGIRLSERREVKTLVQLLKAAWSLHERALVDFIEEAVPGLGERTLTRVEHAARPYNLVDRIMNDGAFVRGFSTRVQQGLFMTRTLLQLARATFEGVTGEAFAERFREFAQDLYGELLPGYLARIGKQGPNEEARRRHLERFVATVEAFAREEAEGGLDDLLARLAFLEQQDGPAVTLGTVHAVKGLEFEVVFVVGMVEGAFPILADDSDPEEERRLFYVAATRAKRRLYLSAPTYGPRGKILQPSRYLEEALDEGLVRLQKVRPAA is encoded by the coding sequence ATGAACGAACACGAGCGCGTCATCGCGCACGAGGTGGGGCCCGCCGCGGTGGTCGCCGGAGCGGGTTCCGGGAAAACCCGGGCCGCGACGTTGCGCGCAGCGCGGCTGGCGCGCACGGGGGAGCGCGTGGGGCTGGTGACCTTCACCGCCTCGGCCGCTGAGGAAATGCGGCAACGCGTCCTCGCCGAGGACGTCCCCGCGAAGCACGTCTGGGCCGGGACCTTTCACAGCCTGGCCTTCCAAATCCTGCGCCAGTTCCCCGAGGCCGGAGGCTACGAGGGGTTTCCCGAGGTCCTGACGCCGAACGACGAGCTGCGGCTCTTCCGGCGCCTGTGGGCCGAGCTCCTGGACCAGGACCTCGACGCCGAGCTTCGCCGCAAGCTGGTGAAGGCCCTGGGGTTCTTCCGCAAGGCCCGGGCCGAAGAGGCCCTCGAGGGCTGGGCGGCGCGGGCAGGGGAGAGCCTGGAGCTCGACGCCGAGATGCTCGAGGCCCTGATGATCAGCTTCCAGCTCCGCAAGCGGGAAGCCGGCCTGGCCTCCTTCGACGACCTGATCGAGGGGGCTTCGCGGGCCCTGGGGGACAAGGACGTGCGCAAATGGGCGGATCGCCGCTTCCCCTTCCTGATCGTCGACGAGTACCAGGACACCAGCCGCGCGCAGGAGACCTTCCTTGCGGCGCTGATGCCGGGAGAGGCGCCCAACCTGATGGTGATCGGCGATCCCAACCAGGCCATCTACGGCTGGCGCGGCGCCGGCTCGCGAACCTTCGAGCGTTTTCAGGCGCGCTACCCGCAGGCGGTCCTCTACCCCCTGCGCAAGAACTACCGGTCCACCCGGGCGGTGTTGCGTCTGGCCGAGCGGGCGATCGCCAGGCTGTACCGCTCCGGCCAGGAGGCCTACTACCGCCTCGAGGGGGTGAAGGAAGAAGGGGAGCCCCCCGTGCTGCTCACCCCGCCGAACGCCGCGGCCGAGGCCACCGACGTGGCCCGGGAAGTCGCACGGGCCGTGGCGTCGGGGGTGCCCCCCGAGGAGATCGCGGTCCTTGCGCGCTCGAGCATGCAGCTCGCCGGCGTCGAGGACCGGCTGGCGCGCTTGGGGGTGGCCACCCGGCTGCTCGGGGGGATCCGGTTGAGCGAGCGCCGTGAGGTCAAGACCCTCGTGCAGCTCCTCAAAGCCGCGTGGAGCCTGCACGAGCGCGCTCTGGTGGACTTCATCGAGGAGGCCGTGCCCGGCCTTGGAGAGCGCACCCTCACCCGCGTGGAGCACGCCGCCCGCCCCTACAACCTCGTGGACCGGATCATGAACGACGGGGCCTTCGTCCGCGGCTTCAGCACCCGGGTGCAGCAGGGCCTCTTCATGACCCGCACGCTGTTGCAGCTTGCCCGGGCCACCTTCGAGGGCGTGACCGGTGAGGCGTTCGCGGAGCGCTTCCGCGAGTTCGCGCAGGACCTCTACGGGGAGCTGTTGCCCGGGTACCTGGCCCGGATCGGCAAGCAGGGCCCCAACGAGGAAGCGCGCCGGCGCCATCTCGAGCGCTTCGTCGCCACCGTGGAGGCGTTCGCGCGGGAAGAGGCCGAAGGCGGCCTCGACGACCTGCTCGCGCGGCTGGCTTTCCTCGAGCAGCAGGACGGCCCCGCGGTGACGCTGGGAACGGTGCATGCGGTGAAGGGTCTGGAGTTCGAGGTCGTCTTCGTGGTGGGCATGGTCGAGGGCGCCTTTCCGATCCTTGCCGACGACAGCGACCCGGAGGAAGAGCGGCGGCTCTTCTACGTGGCCGCCACCCGGGCGAAGCGTCGCCTCTACCTTTCGGCACCGACCTACGGACCGCGGGGCAAGATCCTCCAGCCGTCGCGGTACCTCGAGGAAGCCCTGGACGAGGGGCTCGTGCGCCTGCAAAAAGTGCGCCCAGCCGCTTAG
- the clpX gene encoding ATP-dependent Clp protease ATP-binding subunit ClpX: MKCIVCEAGPEQALLVEYGDGKGPPQYICEQCLNEGMRYLENEDRFEPAPAPAAARLPERARPPREIKQELDRRVAGQERAKRALSVAFATHALRFKNPDLPKANVLLVGPSGTGKTLLVKEAARVAGLPVAIADATSLTQAGYVGDDVESVLTRLLATAGGDLELAQRGVIFVDEVDKIARKGGENPSITRDVSGEGVQQALLKLVEGTVANVPFKEGRKHPGEDTVQMKTDGILWIFAGAFEGLEMILEERKGRPGIGFGADTPEPDETLPEVTHEDLIRYGLIPEFMGRVPQLVRLDPLDGDTLRRIVAEVENSYLERYRRIFDAYGVRLEMSEAFVDEVVRRSLKNHRRAGGRAPQAVLEPIVHELLFHLPDPEVSQIRLEPGHLDDPERALEEARSRDLAA; the protein is encoded by the coding sequence ATGAAATGCATCGTGTGTGAGGCGGGGCCCGAGCAGGCCCTCCTGGTCGAATACGGCGACGGTAAGGGGCCGCCGCAGTACATCTGCGAGCAGTGCCTCAACGAGGGGATGCGCTACCTCGAGAACGAGGACCGCTTCGAACCCGCCCCGGCGCCGGCCGCTGCGCGCTTGCCAGAACGCGCCCGCCCTCCTCGCGAGATCAAGCAGGAGCTCGACCGGAGGGTTGCGGGCCAGGAGCGGGCCAAGCGCGCTCTGTCCGTCGCTTTTGCGACCCACGCGCTGCGTTTCAAAAACCCCGACCTCCCGAAGGCCAACGTGCTGCTCGTCGGGCCGAGCGGGACGGGGAAGACCTTGCTCGTGAAGGAAGCCGCGCGCGTCGCCGGCCTGCCCGTGGCCATCGCCGACGCCACCAGCCTGACCCAAGCGGGGTACGTGGGCGACGACGTGGAGAGCGTCCTCACCCGGCTGCTCGCGACCGCGGGAGGCGATCTCGAGCTTGCTCAGCGCGGGGTGATCTTCGTAGACGAGGTGGACAAGATCGCCCGCAAAGGCGGGGAGAACCCCTCGATCACCCGCGACGTTTCCGGCGAAGGGGTTCAGCAGGCACTGCTCAAGCTCGTCGAAGGCACCGTCGCCAACGTGCCCTTCAAGGAGGGTCGCAAGCACCCCGGCGAGGATACCGTGCAGATGAAGACCGATGGGATCCTGTGGATCTTCGCTGGGGCCTTCGAGGGGCTGGAGATGATCCTCGAGGAGCGCAAGGGGCGCCCGGGCATCGGTTTCGGAGCGGACACGCCGGAGCCCGATGAGACCCTTCCTGAAGTGACCCACGAAGACCTGATCCGCTACGGGTTGATCCCCGAGTTCATGGGCCGGGTGCCGCAGCTCGTGCGCCTCGACCCGCTGGACGGGGACACCTTGCGGCGCATCGTCGCGGAGGTGGAGAACTCCTACCTCGAGCGGTACCGCCGGATCTTCGACGCCTACGGCGTACGGCTCGAAATGAGCGAAGCCTTCGTCGACGAGGTGGTGCGCCGGAGCCTGAAGAACCACCGGCGCGCGGGCGGGCGTGCGCCCCAGGCCGTACTGGAGCCCATCGTGCACGAACTGCTCTTCCACCTGCCCGATCCCGAAGTGTCGCAGATTCGCTTGGAACCCGGCCACCTGGACGATCCAGAGCGGGCGCTCGAGGAGGCGCGAAGCCGCGATCTAGCGGCCTGA
- a CDS encoding ATP-dependent DNA helicase, with protein sequence MVSEGRWKIERVVYLKDGFAVVAVRNEAGERHTAVGEMPTPVEGTWVRMETEHTVHPRYGPRLRVVRFLGLAPPPSKELAKIEGYLKLGFSEEAASWLAARFGSRPERAFDKPQELLVPGVPREVLRRVFPRLERLLGGLIDLLGEGHTAAPLFLLAERSGLGKEEIQELAREARKQRLIVEEQGRYGLVQPYRTERSIADGLLFRLKPGRGLRLTPPAGHGLSDEQARIFKLVRENRVVVLTGGPGSGKTTTIATLLAAPELHRMRFGIAAPTGKAARRIAEVARLPAETIHRLLGLGEARRPLYHARNPLPYDLLVIDETSMLDAEIAAFLVDALAPSTSVIFVGDPDQLPPVGPGQFLRDLMTRVATLRLTQIFRQAQDSPIVNGAYALREGRMPLADGERLRLLPFEEEAAQTTLRTLLDELQRLEQIVGERPQVLVPGNRGPLGVRRLSPFLQQQLNPGGKPLGPIGWGMEAREGDPAVWIHNDYELGIMNGEVGVLRGGGSLGLTFETPTDRFAIPGNKRSRLVLAYAMTVHRSQGSEWPAVITILPKAHMALLSRELVYTALTRSKQYHTLLFHPEALYRARAVQASRRYTWLDVLLRG encoded by the coding sequence TTGGTAAGCGAGGGCCGCTGGAAGATCGAGCGGGTCGTCTACCTGAAAGACGGCTTCGCCGTCGTTGCGGTCCGCAACGAAGCCGGGGAGCGCCACACCGCCGTGGGCGAGATGCCCACCCCCGTAGAGGGGACGTGGGTGCGCATGGAGACCGAGCACACGGTCCACCCCCGATACGGGCCTCGGCTCAGGGTGGTGCGTTTCCTGGGCCTCGCGCCGCCGCCCTCGAAGGAGCTCGCCAAGATCGAGGGCTATCTGAAGCTAGGCTTTAGCGAGGAAGCCGCGAGCTGGCTCGCGGCCCGCTTCGGCTCGCGGCCGGAACGGGCCTTCGACAAGCCCCAAGAGCTGCTCGTGCCCGGGGTGCCGCGTGAAGTTCTCCGGCGGGTCTTCCCGCGCCTCGAGCGGTTGCTGGGTGGATTGATCGACCTGCTTGGGGAAGGACACACGGCCGCTCCTCTTTTTTTGCTCGCGGAACGCAGCGGCCTCGGCAAGGAAGAGATCCAGGAGCTGGCCCGGGAAGCCCGAAAGCAGCGGCTCATCGTTGAGGAGCAGGGGCGCTACGGCCTGGTTCAGCCCTACCGAACCGAGCGCAGCATCGCCGACGGGCTCCTTTTTCGCCTGAAGCCCGGCCGCGGGTTGCGCCTTACGCCTCCGGCCGGCCACGGCCTCTCCGACGAGCAGGCTCGCATCTTCAAGCTGGTGCGCGAAAACCGCGTGGTCGTCCTCACCGGTGGTCCCGGGAGCGGCAAGACGACGACGATCGCCACGCTACTCGCCGCCCCCGAGCTGCATCGGATGCGGTTCGGGATCGCGGCTCCTACCGGGAAGGCGGCCCGTCGCATCGCCGAGGTCGCGCGTCTGCCTGCGGAAACGATTCACCGGCTGCTGGGGCTGGGGGAGGCGCGCCGGCCTCTCTACCACGCGCGCAACCCTCTGCCGTACGACCTGCTGGTGATCGACGAGACCTCGATGCTCGACGCCGAGATCGCAGCCTTCCTGGTAGACGCGCTCGCGCCGAGCACCTCGGTCATCTTCGTCGGCGACCCCGACCAGCTTCCGCCCGTAGGTCCCGGGCAGTTCCTGCGCGATCTGATGACCCGAGTGGCCACCTTGCGGCTGACGCAGATCTTTCGTCAAGCGCAGGACAGCCCCATCGTGAACGGGGCCTACGCCTTGCGCGAGGGCAGGATGCCCTTGGCCGACGGCGAACGTTTGCGCCTTTTGCCTTTCGAGGAAGAAGCCGCGCAAACGACGTTGCGGACGCTACTCGACGAGCTCCAGAGGCTCGAGCAGATCGTCGGCGAACGGCCCCAGGTGCTAGTGCCCGGGAACCGGGGCCCCCTGGGGGTGCGTCGCCTCAGCCCCTTCCTCCAGCAGCAGCTCAATCCCGGGGGGAAACCGCTGGGGCCGATCGGTTGGGGCATGGAGGCCCGCGAAGGGGACCCCGCGGTGTGGATCCACAACGACTACGAGTTGGGAATCATGAACGGTGAGGTGGGGGTGCTGCGGGGCGGGGGAAGCCTGGGCCTCACCTTCGAAACCCCGACCGACCGCTTCGCCATCCCCGGGAACAAACGCAGCCGGCTCGTCCTCGCCTACGCGATGACGGTACACCGGTCCCAGGGCTCGGAGTGGCCCGCAGTCATCACGATCCTTCCCAAGGCCCACATGGCCTTGCT
- a CDS encoding type IV pilus twitching motility protein PilT — protein MKPTPLPKILRRVLQHLPDEVPLPNEMLPALLGAAVRVGASDLEVADGAPPMFKLNGEVVPLPEEWTMPNLFDALREAIPPDALKEVADRQVLDRDLSVAVPQLGRFRVNLYYRMGAPAAVFRVVPGRIPAFEELGLPTEILRMVDARSGLFLVTGATASGKSTTLAALIDYINTRYARKILTIEDPIEHLHKNKRGYVVQREVGSDTRGFYEALRSGMRQAPDVIMVGELRDPETIALTLTAAETGHLVLGTLHTSGAVGAVSRILDALPEGLQAQGRAQLSEQLIGVLSQRLLPRKDGNGLVLAFELMRGTTAVRSKIREGHLHQLAAELENKAEGHRTMRESLENLTVQGLIDEGVAQIAAGHRGL, from the coding sequence GTGAAGCCAACGCCGCTGCCCAAGATCCTACGTCGTGTCCTCCAACACCTGCCCGACGAAGTGCCCCTGCCCAACGAGATGCTCCCGGCCCTGCTCGGGGCCGCGGTGCGGGTGGGGGCGTCGGACCTCGAGGTGGCCGACGGGGCTCCGCCGATGTTCAAACTGAACGGAGAGGTGGTGCCCCTTCCCGAGGAATGGACGATGCCAAACCTCTTCGACGCGCTTCGGGAGGCCATTCCACCCGATGCGCTCAAGGAGGTAGCGGACCGGCAGGTGCTCGACCGCGACCTTTCGGTGGCGGTTCCGCAGCTGGGCCGCTTTCGGGTGAACCTCTACTACCGGATGGGGGCGCCTGCCGCCGTCTTCCGCGTGGTGCCCGGCCGCATTCCCGCCTTCGAGGAGCTGGGGCTGCCCACCGAAATCCTGCGGATGGTCGATGCTCGATCGGGGCTCTTCCTGGTCACCGGCGCGACGGCTTCAGGCAAGTCGACCACGCTCGCCGCACTGATCGACTACATCAACACGCGCTACGCCCGGAAGATCCTCACCATCGAAGACCCGATCGAACACCTCCACAAGAACAAGCGCGGGTACGTGGTGCAGCGCGAGGTGGGCAGCGACACCCGCGGTTTCTACGAGGCCTTGCGGTCCGGGATGCGACAAGCGCCCGACGTCATCATGGTGGGCGAGTTGCGCGACCCGGAGACGATCGCGCTCACCTTGACCGCAGCGGAGACCGGACACCTGGTGCTCGGGACGCTGCACACCTCTGGAGCGGTGGGGGCCGTGTCGCGGATCCTTGACGCTCTGCCGGAGGGGTTGCAGGCCCAAGGTCGCGCCCAGCTCAGCGAGCAGCTCATCGGCGTGCTGAGCCAGAGGCTCCTTCCGCGCAAGGACGGCAACGGCCTGGTCCTGGCCTTCGAGCTCATGCGCGGGACGACGGCCGTGCGCTCCAAGATTCGGGAGGGCCACCTGCACCAGCTCGCGGCCGAGCTGGAAAACAAGGCGGAAGGGCACCGGACGATGCGGGAGAGCCTGGAAAACCTGACGGTGCAAGGGCTGATCGACGAAGGCGTCGCGCAGATCGCGGCCGGTCACCGGGGTCTGTAG